Sequence from the Balneolaceae bacterium genome:
TCCCGTCCCCATTGTCCGAGATCGCCGCGCCGAGGGAGCCCGCCGTTGGTGAAGAGCGTCACGTTGTCCCCGCCCGAGGTGAGCTGGTCGCCATCCTCGTTGACCAGGGTGACGGTGACGTCCGAGGTGCTCGACCCGTCGGCCGGGATGCTGTTCGGGTCGGCCTCGATGGTCGACAGGCTGTCATCTATCTGCGCCATGGCTGGACCGGCCCACAGGGTGGCCGCTATTACCAGGAACAATAATTTAAGTATGGTAACTCTTGCACTCATAGTCTCGGCTTTTCCTTGATGAAATGTGAGACGGTGATTGCACGGAAATGAGCAAGGAGGGGCGGTCCGCTACGCACGGAGGATACCCTTACGTCTGTGTAGAAACCTGTATTTCTTAATGTGCTTTCCGCGCCGCCATGTGGATACCTGAAATGAAGGTGGGAACGTCAGGGATTTTCAAAGTGGCGGGATCTCAGAAGGAAATGAATC
This genomic interval carries:
- a CDS encoding Ig-like domain-containing protein; protein product: MAQIDDSLSTIEADPNSIPADGSSTSDVTVTLVNEDGDQLTSGGDNVTLFTNGGLPRRGDLGQWGRDLLGGADLVHQPGDGRYQRRSQRLGDG